In Ostrea edulis chromosome 6, xbOstEdul1.1, whole genome shotgun sequence, a single window of DNA contains:
- the LOC125645834 gene encoding uncharacterized protein LOC125645834 isoform X1, with translation MHPARSGFSSRQSSSLLIMAKSALRVPFVDLKQPNSSISLLKLINCDGGFGYGIPFTSSSVLVDYVDEVDADQNSWCNCYAFTEIFASGNTLLMDYIELGETPDDRMQRRMLETLLSFHDKKRDAETALHVMEDKKLSETEWMTRIAVHYLSRLSVSHTYKLDSCYKKKFTECPCSCKKEVNYGDTSIGNPHTWYGQFGVLLGNYPSDKGKSEAHRQGEVAASEVQEADPQESSSDDLLICDDSWSGSSQAEIKLSPLNAHMPQLHSQTIVFSFYQKKCHSDLNLIPFMGVSRNHIQFHFYDSKEDIYLLSREMPLFYADKTLNMSTVIATWLVLNYQYLMSGVTAKMKSEKKFGFHSSVGPKYLKLFQNDIEMGPLKSEPYKFNDIILTGKRFLPQNDVTADIDAKYARKAY, from the exons ATGCATCCCGCAAGATCCGGTTTTTCTTCTCGACAAAGCAGCAGTTTGTTGATCATGGCGAAAAGTGCTCTAAGAGTACCTTTCGTTGATTTAAAACAACCAAATTCTAGCATATCGTTATTGAAACTCATCAACTGTGATGGGGGGTTCGGTTATGGAATTCCATTTACTTCATCATCGGTGCTCGTGGATTACGTGGATGAAGTTGACGCTGATCAGAATTCATGGTGTAATTGTTACGCATTTACAGAAATATTTGCTTCTGGAAACACTTTACTGATGGATTATATAGAACTAGGAGAGACCCCAGATGATAGAATGCAACGAAGAATGCTTGAAACCCTGTTGTCATTTCATGATAAAAAACGAG ATGCAGAAACAGCTCTCCATGTAATGGAGGATAAAAAGTTATCTGAAACTGAATGGATGACAAGGATAGCAGTCCATTATTTATCACGGCTGTCTGTTTCACATACTTACAAGTTAGACTCCTGCTACAAAAAGAAATTTACAGAGTGTCCTTGTTCTTGCAAAAAAGAAGTTAACTATGGTGACACTTCTATTG GCAATCCCCACACATGGTATGGACAATTTGGTGTTTTACTTGGAAATTATCCATCGGATAAAGGGAAATCCGAAGCTCACAGACAAGGTGAAGTAGCCGCAAGTGAGGTGCAAGAAGCTGATCCCCAGGAAAGTTCTTCTGATGACCTTTTAATATGTGACGATTCATGGAGTGGGAGCTCACAAGCCGAAATTAAACTTTCACCTCTGAATGCCCATATGCCACAGCTACATTCACAAAcaattgttttttctttctatcAGAAAAAATGTCACTCTGATTTGAATCTCATTCCATTTATGGGGGTGAGCAGAAATCACATCCAGTTTCATTTTTACGACAGTAAGGAAGATATTTATCTTTTAAGCCGAGAAATGCCTTTGTTTTATGCAGACAAAACACTGAACATGTCTACAGTAATAGCCACATGGCTTGTTTTGAATTACCAGTATCTGATGTCTGGTGTCACAGCAAAAATGAAATCTGAGAAAAAATTTGGTTTTCATTCATCTGTTGGAcctaaatatttgaaattgtttcaaaatgatattgaaATGGGCCCTTTAAAGTCTGAGCCTtataaatttaatgatattatttTGACAGGGAAACGTTTTTTGCCTCAAAATGATGTTACTGCAGATATTGATGCCAAGTATGCAAGGAAAGCATACTAG
- the LOC125645834 gene encoding uncharacterized protein LOC125645834 isoform X2 yields the protein MHPARSGFSSRQSSSLLIMAKSALRVPFVDLKQPNSSISLLKLINCDGGFGYGIPFTSSSVLVDYVDEVDADQNSWYAETALHVMEDKKLSETEWMTRIAVHYLSRLSVSHTYKLDSCYKKKFTECPCSCKKEVNYGDTSIGNPHTWYGQFGVLLGNYPSDKGKSEAHRQGEVAASEVQEADPQESSSDDLLICDDSWSGSSQAEIKLSPLNAHMPQLHSQTIVFSFYQKKCHSDLNLIPFMGVSRNHIQFHFYDSKEDIYLLSREMPLFYADKTLNMSTVIATWLVLNYQYLMSGVTAKMKSEKKFGFHSSVGPKYLKLFQNDIEMGPLKSEPYKFNDIILTGKRFLPQNDVTADIDAKYARKAY from the exons ATGCATCCCGCAAGATCCGGTTTTTCTTCTCGACAAAGCAGCAGTTTGTTGATCATGGCGAAAAGTGCTCTAAGAGTACCTTTCGTTGATTTAAAACAACCAAATTCTAGCATATCGTTATTGAAACTCATCAACTGTGATGGGGGGTTCGGTTATGGAATTCCATTTACTTCATCATCGGTGCTCGTGGATTACGTGGATGAAGTTGACGCTGATCAGAATTCATGGT ATGCAGAAACAGCTCTCCATGTAATGGAGGATAAAAAGTTATCTGAAACTGAATGGATGACAAGGATAGCAGTCCATTATTTATCACGGCTGTCTGTTTCACATACTTACAAGTTAGACTCCTGCTACAAAAAGAAATTTACAGAGTGTCCTTGTTCTTGCAAAAAAGAAGTTAACTATGGTGACACTTCTATTG GCAATCCCCACACATGGTATGGACAATTTGGTGTTTTACTTGGAAATTATCCATCGGATAAAGGGAAATCCGAAGCTCACAGACAAGGTGAAGTAGCCGCAAGTGAGGTGCAAGAAGCTGATCCCCAGGAAAGTTCTTCTGATGACCTTTTAATATGTGACGATTCATGGAGTGGGAGCTCACAAGCCGAAATTAAACTTTCACCTCTGAATGCCCATATGCCACAGCTACATTCACAAAcaattgttttttctttctatcAGAAAAAATGTCACTCTGATTTGAATCTCATTCCATTTATGGGGGTGAGCAGAAATCACATCCAGTTTCATTTTTACGACAGTAAGGAAGATATTTATCTTTTAAGCCGAGAAATGCCTTTGTTTTATGCAGACAAAACACTGAACATGTCTACAGTAATAGCCACATGGCTTGTTTTGAATTACCAGTATCTGATGTCTGGTGTCACAGCAAAAATGAAATCTGAGAAAAAATTTGGTTTTCATTCATCTGTTGGAcctaaatatttgaaattgtttcaaaatgatattgaaATGGGCCCTTTAAAGTCTGAGCCTtataaatttaatgatattatttTGACAGGGAAACGTTTTTTGCCTCAAAATGATGTTACTGCAGATATTGATGCCAAGTATGCAAGGAAAGCATACTAG